TTCCAGGTGCGGGACGATGACATCTTCAACATCGCCTACCCCAAGTCAGGTAGGggaaagcgtgtgtgtgtgtgtgtgtagggggctcCTGACACACACATGGACATTAGATAGAAACACCAAACCTGTCACATGACCTGATTTCCTAGATGCCAGACCCCGggcacacacacacgcccagcCCAGagtgagacaaagcaggctgctccctggggGCCCAACTCGCCCACCTGGTGCtaggctggctctctgcagacaCATTGTGATCACAGGCTTTCTCCAGAGCCACCGGCAGGGCCAGGAGACCCCTGGCACAGCAAAATGAGAGCTTCTGATTTTAGCACTGTCAATGCACCTCagctgatgggggctgggagccaggactcctgggttctctccccggatctgggagcagagggggaccTAGCAGGTTGAGGGCTTGTTTCAGGCCCATTAACCCTTTCACCCCCAGGCACTAACTGGATGCTGGAGATCCTGAGTCTGATCCGTTGTGACGGGGACCCCGGTTGGGTGCGCAGCGTGCTGAACTGGGAGCGGGCGCCCTTGGTGGAgagccagctggggctggaggctgccctgaaataccccccaccccggctgctctcctcccacctccccgtCCAGCTCTTCCCCAAGTTCCTGCAGCGCTCCAAGGCCAAGGTGAGAGGCGGGAgaacaggggctgcgggtcgggattgaggggcaccgacagGGCTGTGCGTCGGGAGATGGGTGAatccagggctgctgctgggtgtgAGTTACAGCAATGTGGGCGTGCAGAAGAGCAGCCAGTGGGGTGCGGCGAATCCGTCTCCCtgcagagagggtggggaggTGACGGCCCGGGGTGGGTGGCTAATCGCTGAGTCCATttgtcatccccctcccccgattgGTAgtgacccccttcccctccccccagatcatcTACACCCTGCGCTGCCCCAAGGACGTCCTGGTCTCGCTGTACCACTTCTCCAAGCTTCTGTGTCTCTTCAAGGACCCTGGTTCACTGGACTCCTTCCTCGAGGACTTTCTGAGCGGGAATGGTGAGCAGCACCCCGGGACCCTCGGGGGCCCTGCTGCAGTTAGGAAAACGCAGGCAGCCTCCTCCCGCCCGATGCCTGGTCTCCCAGCCACTCACTGATGGGATCCAGTTTgtgcatccccagccagctctgagCTGCCCTTTACCCATTGTCCAGCACAGCTTAATAAGCTGCTGTGTGtggcttaataggctgctgcacgGCTGTCCGGCCGCGCACCATGGAGGGTGTAATgctgcggttctggcgggacccaacggagagtgccaaTTTAGAACAAATTGCTCCAGttacagggcagttacagccctaggctggggtttttccacctctaaggcaaaccaaaccagccagacaaagaggactttggtctcaccccactggctaaccacaagtcacacaagcaattcccttagacactccagtttccccgTATCACCACCAGTGTCTCTCGTTAtgggggacaaatggttatgaaaaccaatacctcagTAAAAGAGAAAAGGTTCTGCTGATCCCATTGGActaagccccagacccaggtcaatatacaaatcagatcttacccacaaatcatgctgttgccaatccttaagaatctaaaatctaaaggtttattcataaaaggaataagatagagatgagagttagaattggttaaatggaatcaattacatacagtaatggcaaagttcttggtttaggcttgtagcagtgatggaataaactgcaggctcaaagCAAGTCTcgggaacatccccagctgggatgggtcatcaatcctttgtgtagagcttccattcgtagcaaagtccctccagaggtaagaagcaggattgaagacaagatggaggagaggcatcagccttttatgtcctttccaggtgtaagaacacctctttgtccttactgtggaaaattacagcaaaatggagtctggagtcatatgggccagtccctgcatactttgctgatttgcaaggtgtatctgccttctctcaatgggtccattgtatagctgatggtccttaatgggcatcaagcaggctaggcagagctaatacCAACTTGTCTGGGTTGtctcccagcagcatagcataagtttgaaatacagacagtacagagccaatatttataacttcaactccaaaattgatacacacatctagacagcataatcataaccagcaaaccatacccttgtcttagacacctcatttgaccccctttatacaagatttggtgccactacaggactttggttgcagcCATGTTCTATACGTTCCCAGAtaatatcaataacgtcacagagggGACATAGGTGGAAGTAGTGCTTGTTTTGTGCCAcggccccggcacctctgggcctggcagttcagagccccagcacctctgggcctggcagttcagagctctggcacctctgggctggctgcatcacttatgaatgtaaaaaaattgcttgagccctgacaCCACTTTAATTATAAATTAAACAGTGGGTGGAGGGGCCGGAGGGGGGGGCAGCTCTGGGGTCACCGTGCCACTCTCTCCTGCACAGTGGTCTACAGCTCCTGGTTCGACCACGTCACCGGCTGGATGGGGCTGAAGGGCAACGAGAACTTCTTCTCCATCACCTacgaggagctgcaggaggtagGGAAACTCCGCCCTTGGGTCACGCCCACACATAACTCCACCCCTGGGGTCACGCCCACACATAGTCCCGCTCCTGAGACCTCATCCACACATAACTCCACCCCTGGGGTCACGCCCACACATAGCCCCGCTCCTGAGACCTCATCCACACATAACTCCATCCCTGGTGCCACGCCGACAAATAGCCCCGCTCCTGAGACCTCATCCACACATAACTCCACCCCTGGGGTCACGCCCACACATAGTCCCGCCCCTGAGACCTCATCCACACATAACTCCACCCCTGGGGTCACGCCCACACATAGTCCCGCTCCTGAGACCTCATCCACATATTACTCCATCCCTGGTGCCACGCCGACAAATAGCCCCGCCACCTGGTGACTCCCCCACACAAAGCCCCGCCCCTGAGCCATGCCCACATGTAACCCTGCCGGAGCCACCCCCACACGTAATCCCGCCATAGAGCCATCCCCACACGTAACCCCGCCCCTGAGCCACCCCCACATATAGCCCCGTTCCTGAGCCATCCCCACATGTAACCCCGCCCCTAGAGACATCCGCACACGTAACCCCGCCCCTAGAGCCATCCCCACATATAACCCCGCCCCTAGAGCCATCCCCACATATAACCCTGCCCCTGAGCCATCCCCACATATAACCCCGCCCCGAGCCATCCCCACATATAACCCCGCCCCTGAGCCATCCCCACATGTAACCCAGCCCCTGAGCCATCCCCACATATAACCCTGCCCCTGAGCCATCCCACATGTAACCCCGCCCCTGAGCCATCCCCACACATAGCCCCGCCCCAGGCCCCCAGCCAGGTGGTGTTCTAGGGTGttctcagccccagctccccaggcctcGGCGTCCATGTCCCGGATGTTGGCTCCTCCCGGCCTTTGCAttcctctgcccctggcctggaACAGGGTCTGACCTCAGGTGGCCAACGTGGCTCACGGCCAAGGCCCTCTGCCTTTGAAGGGGTCTCTTCCTCAGCACCTAGGGGGGAGCAGGACCCTGCGGggggagggaactgaggcacatgtgGACCATAAAATTGTCACCCTAGAATCACCCTCTTCATGGCAGTGGGTGTCTTCCCCCAGGATCTgcggggcagcgtgcggagaatCTGCCACTTCCTGGGGAAGGAGCTGAGTGAAGAGCAAGTGGCCACGGTGGTGGAGAACGCCTCCTTCCAGAGCATGAAGGGGAACAAAATGTCCAACTACTCGCAGCTGAGTGACGAGTACATGGACCACCAGAACGGGGAGTTCCTGAGGAAAGGTGAGTCCAGGCCTGGGCTctgggccggctttagcaagtgcggggcccgattcgtggGGCTTATACTCAGCGGGCAGCGCTCTGACTCTTCGATGCACTTTGCATTGCCACACCCCGGCCC
Above is a window of Chrysemys picta bellii isolate R12L10 chromosome 20, ASM1138683v2, whole genome shotgun sequence DNA encoding:
- the LOC101941757 gene encoding sulfotransferase 2B1-like, which produces MACEYFTHKGVLFPCLVYSPKELSYVENEFQVRDDDIFNIAYPKSGTNWMLEILSLIRCDGDPGWVRSVLNWERAPLVESQLGLEAALKYPPPRLLSSHLPVQLFPKFLQRSKAKIIYTLRCPKDVLVSLYHFSKLLCLFKDPGSLDSFLEDFLSGNVVYSSWFDHVTGWMGLKGNENFFSITYEELQEDLRGSVRRICHFLGKELSEEQVATVVENASFQSMKGNKMSNYSQLSDEYMDHQNGEFLRKGICGDWRNHLSEAQSQRFDTVYRERMQGLGMTFPWD